Proteins encoded together in one Heliomicrobium gestii window:
- the lysA gene encoding diaminopimelate decarboxylase, protein MKLHGTAAINERGNLAIGGCDATDLIKQFGSPLYVMDEAHLRENCRKYYEAFSASGAGEVLFASKAFMNMAMCRLVEQEGLGLDVVSGGELYTARRAGFPMEKVYFHGNNKTPAELRQAIEYGVGHIVVDNLYEADLLNAIAGELDARVRVLLRITPGIDCHTHEFIRTGQIDSKFGFTLPTGQALAGVKAVLALGNLIYDGIHCHIGSQIFELESFSYAAEVMMTFVDEIRRETGAETAILNLGGGFGIRYTDADTPADVADYARIVLSAVALEAEKRGLPTPKVLVEPGRSIVATAGTTLYTIGSVKEIIGVRKYVAVDGGMTDNPRPALYGSRYEAMLANKATQENEEVVSITGKCCESGDMLLWDVSLPKVESGDVLAVSCTGAYNYTMSMNYNRIGRPAVVFAREGKGAVVVERESLDDLIRNDRIPPYLQR, encoded by the coding sequence TTGAAACTACACGGAACTGCCGCCATCAACGAGCGGGGAAATTTGGCCATTGGGGGCTGTGACGCCACAGACCTGATCAAACAGTTTGGCAGTCCTTTGTATGTTATGGATGAAGCCCACCTGCGGGAAAACTGTCGGAAGTACTACGAGGCTTTCAGCGCCTCCGGCGCCGGGGAGGTGCTCTTCGCCTCCAAAGCCTTTATGAACATGGCCATGTGCCGCCTGGTGGAACAGGAAGGACTGGGCCTTGACGTCGTCTCCGGCGGCGAACTGTACACGGCCCGCCGCGCCGGATTTCCTATGGAAAAGGTCTATTTCCACGGCAACAACAAGACGCCGGCCGAACTGCGGCAGGCGATCGAGTACGGTGTCGGCCACATCGTCGTTGACAACCTCTATGAAGCCGATCTGCTGAACGCCATTGCCGGCGAACTGGACGCCCGAGTGCGGGTGCTGTTGCGCATCACCCCCGGCATTGACTGCCACACCCATGAGTTCATCCGCACCGGTCAGATCGACTCCAAATTCGGTTTCACCCTGCCCACCGGCCAAGCCCTTGCCGGCGTCAAAGCCGTCTTGGCCCTCGGCAACCTGATCTATGACGGCATCCATTGCCACATTGGCTCCCAGATCTTCGAATTGGAATCCTTCAGCTATGCCGCTGAGGTGATGATGACCTTCGTCGACGAGATTCGCCGTGAGACAGGGGCGGAAACGGCGATCCTGAACCTGGGCGGCGGTTTCGGCATCCGCTACACCGACGCCGACACCCCGGCCGATGTGGCCGACTATGCCCGCATCGTTCTCTCCGCCGTCGCGCTGGAAGCGGAAAAACGGGGCCTGCCCACACCGAAGGTCCTCGTCGAACCGGGCCGTTCCATTGTGGCTACGGCCGGCACAACCCTCTATACGATCGGCTCTGTCAAGGAGATCATCGGTGTCCGCAAGTATGTCGCCGTTGACGGCGGCATGACCGATAACCCCCGTCCGGCCCTCTACGGCTCCCGCTACGAGGCCATGCTGGCCAACAAGGCCACCCAGGAGAACGAAGAGGTTGTCTCCATTACCGGCAAGTGCTGCGAATCCGGCGACATGCTGCTCTGGGATGTGTCCTTGCCGAAGGTGGAGAGCGGCGATGTGCTGGCCGTCTCCTGCACCGGCGCATACAACTACACCATGTCCATGAACTACAACCGCATCGGCCGTCCCGCTGTCGTCTTTGCCCGTGAGGGCAAAGGGGCTGTCGTCGTCGAGCGCGAGAGCCTCGACGACCTGATCCGCAACGACCGGATCCCCCCTTATCTCCAGCGGTAA
- the cas2 gene encoding CRISPR-associated endonuclease Cas2, giving the protein MKTLVIYDIEIDKVRVKISELCKDYGLKRIQYSAFFGELNTNRREELRQRIKKALGQTVGRIHFFPICDKDLRLVAQVMNLPEVLIDGADGEASC; this is encoded by the coding sequence ATGAAGACGCTCGTGATTTATGACATTGAAATCGATAAGGTGCGCGTGAAGATTTCCGAGCTTTGCAAGGACTATGGGCTGAAGCGGATTCAGTACAGCGCCTTTTTCGGGGAGTTGAATACGAACCGGCGCGAGGAACTTCGCCAGCGGATCAAAAAGGCGTTGGGACAGACGGTCGGGCGGATTCACTTTTTTCCGATCTGTGACAAGGATTTGCGCCTCGTCGCGCAGGTAATGAATCTGCCGGAGGTGTTGATCGACGGCGCCGACGGAGAAGCCTCATGCTGA
- the cas4a gene encoding type I-A CRISPR-associated protein Cas4/Csa1, producing the protein MYFLSDEERKKLLHYYLPKARREGVAEELRGWNWSQPPLSPVYDCPLGVFEVASGYCSSSRDVYLRRVEGARSQPNGAMFQGALLHGLIARLVVATKRLIYGEGVDGYREILRKLQAMTVSDLLDASALAGLAALAEAERQDLERKSQVLLEFERGRLIARLQEALVKQPYIGEDALSALAVPVVVEQKLDGSFLGLSPHLSADAYNIGQPMIVEVKFGEPRDFHRLATAGYALVMEAVYEHPVDVGCLVYATFKGDRVIIRRDIHLIDDELRQWFVEARDEKARMIYEEIDPGLAKDCPQACPFASRCS; encoded by the coding sequence ATGTACTTTTTGTCTGATGAGGAGCGAAAAAAACTGCTCCATTATTACCTGCCGAAGGCGAGGCGAGAGGGTGTGGCGGAGGAACTGCGGGGCTGGAATTGGTCACAGCCGCCCTTGTCTCCTGTATACGATTGCCCATTGGGGGTCTTTGAGGTGGCGAGCGGCTATTGCAGTTCCTCCCGTGATGTGTACCTTCGCCGGGTCGAGGGCGCCCGGAGCCAGCCGAACGGCGCCATGTTTCAAGGCGCGTTGCTGCACGGGCTGATTGCCCGGCTTGTCGTGGCGACGAAACGGTTGATTTACGGGGAGGGTGTCGACGGCTATCGGGAGATCCTGCGCAAGCTGCAAGCGATGACCGTCTCGGATCTGCTCGATGCGAGCGCATTGGCGGGATTGGCGGCTCTGGCGGAAGCGGAGCGGCAGGATCTGGAGCGCAAGAGTCAAGTGTTGTTGGAGTTCGAGCGGGGAAGGCTCATTGCGAGGTTACAGGAGGCGCTGGTCAAGCAACCTTACATCGGTGAGGACGCGCTTTCGGCCTTGGCCGTTCCGGTGGTGGTCGAGCAAAAGCTGGACGGATCCTTTTTGGGGCTGAGCCCCCATTTGAGCGCTGACGCCTATAACATCGGTCAACCGATGATTGTGGAGGTGAAGTTTGGCGAGCCCCGCGATTTTCACCGGTTGGCTACGGCTGGGTATGCCCTCGTGATGGAGGCGGTCTATGAGCATCCCGTCGATGTGGGCTGTCTCGTCTATGCAACTTTTAAGGGGGACCGGGTAATCATCCGGCGGGATATCCACTTGATCGACGACGAACTCCGCCAATGGTTTGTTGAGGCGCGGGATGAGAAGGCCCGGATGATTTATGAGGAGATCGATCCAGGGCTCGCCAAGGATTGTCCGCAAGCCTGTCCTTTTGCCAGTCGTTGTTCGTAA
- a CDS encoding sugar ABC transporter substrate-binding protein, which translates to MLKRGILLALAFLLSLSLVGCGGPSSGGSKSLIVQDNGAGQQAETQKATPKKKIALVMKTLTNPFFIEMEKGARRAENELGVNLIVKVGAKETSIAQQIAIVDELIGDKVDAIVIAPGSSTELIPVLKKAQDAKIPIVNIDNRLNPKLSQELGLVDVPFISVNNEQGAYLSAKTISDRINRPTEAIILEGIPGADNGEQRKRGALRAFEENRNIRVVASETANWKIDEGHDVTAKLFERYPNIGAIFCANDMMALGAIQYLDKAKKMGVLVAGYDALDEAKKAIRAGKLLATIDQQADLQGYRGIQYAYKAIEGEKNPPETMVDVKVIHAGNVE; encoded by the coding sequence GTGCTGAAAAGAGGGATTCTGCTCGCTCTTGCGTTTTTGCTCTCCCTTTCCCTTGTCGGTTGCGGCGGTCCGTCGAGCGGTGGATCGAAGTCTCTGATCGTGCAGGACAATGGCGCTGGTCAGCAGGCCGAGACCCAGAAGGCGACGCCGAAGAAAAAAATTGCCCTCGTCATGAAGACCCTGACCAATCCCTTCTTTATAGAGATGGAAAAAGGAGCGCGTCGCGCCGAAAATGAGCTGGGCGTCAACCTGATCGTCAAGGTGGGGGCCAAGGAAACCTCCATCGCGCAGCAGATCGCCATCGTCGATGAACTCATCGGCGACAAGGTCGACGCCATCGTCATCGCTCCCGGCAGTTCCACTGAACTCATCCCGGTCCTCAAAAAGGCCCAAGACGCGAAAATCCCCATCGTCAACATCGACAATCGCCTCAACCCCAAACTGTCTCAAGAGTTGGGCCTTGTCGACGTGCCCTTTATCAGCGTCAACAATGAACAAGGCGCTTACCTGTCGGCGAAGACGATCAGCGATAGGATCAACCGGCCGACGGAGGCGATCATTCTCGAGGGGATCCCGGGCGCCGACAACGGCGAACAACGCAAGCGCGGGGCGCTGCGGGCCTTTGAAGAGAATCGGAACATCCGGGTTGTCGCCTCGGAGACGGCCAACTGGAAGATCGACGAAGGCCACGATGTGACCGCCAAGCTCTTTGAACGGTATCCCAATATCGGCGCCATTTTCTGCGCCAATGACATGATGGCCCTCGGCGCTATCCAGTACCTCGATAAAGCGAAGAAAATGGGCGTTCTCGTCGCCGGCTATGACGCATTAGATGAGGCGAAGAAGGCTATCCGCGCCGGCAAGCTGCTGGCGACCATCGACCAGCAGGCCGACCTTCAGGGCTACAGAGGGATCCAATATGCCTACAAAGCGATCGAGGGCGAGAAAAATCCGCCGGAAACGATGGTCGATGTCAAGGTGATTCATGCGGGCAACGTGGAATAG
- a CDS encoding MBL fold metallo-hydrolase, which yields MSQRRFDVTFWGVRGSLPIPGPQTTQFGGNTPCVQVRIGDRDFIIDAGSGLYHLGQALRRQSDGPVQGIFLISHLHWDHIQGFPFFGPAFAGQNRFTLYGQAKLGRTFEELFRGQMQPPYFPVLLDTMGAQFDFCDLRGGEVLELDDGVTVRTVLTNHPDECLAFRIEQGGRSCCYLSDTEHDGWNDPLLQAFIAGADLVIYDACYTDGEYDGSEASPPRKGWGHSTWQEGVKLVRAAGAKQLILFHHAMERTDADLARIESLAKAVYPDCLAAREGMTIHL from the coding sequence TTGTCCCAACGACGCTTCGATGTGACCTTTTGGGGGGTGAGGGGTTCCTTGCCCATCCCGGGGCCGCAGACCACCCAATTCGGCGGCAACACCCCCTGTGTTCAGGTGCGGATCGGAGATCGCGACTTCATCATCGATGCGGGATCCGGCCTCTATCACCTGGGACAGGCGCTTCGCAGACAGAGTGATGGCCCGGTGCAGGGGATCTTCCTCATCTCTCATCTGCACTGGGATCACATCCAGGGCTTTCCCTTCTTCGGACCGGCCTTTGCCGGACAAAACCGCTTCACCCTGTATGGGCAGGCGAAGCTGGGACGAACTTTTGAGGAACTGTTCCGGGGGCAGATGCAGCCCCCCTATTTTCCAGTCCTTCTCGACACCATGGGCGCGCAGTTTGACTTTTGTGATCTACGGGGTGGCGAAGTCCTGGAGCTTGACGACGGCGTCACTGTGCGGACCGTCTTGACCAACCATCCCGATGAATGCCTGGCTTTCCGGATCGAACAGGGGGGACGCTCCTGCTGCTACCTGAGCGACACGGAACATGATGGATGGAACGATCCACTGTTGCAGGCATTCATCGCCGGCGCCGATCTCGTCATCTATGACGCCTGCTACACTGACGGGGAGTATGACGGCAGTGAAGCCAGCCCTCCCCGCAAGGGCTGGGGGCATTCGACCTGGCAGGAAGGCGTCAAACTGGTCCGAGCGGCCGGGGCGAAGCAACTGATCCTTTTCCATCATGCCATGGAACGAACCGATGCCGATCTGGCGCGGATCGAGTCGTTGGCGAAGGCCGTCTATCCCGATTGCCTGGCGGCCCGGGAAGGAATGACGATCCACCTGTAA
- the cas1 gene encoding CRISPR-associated endonuclease Cas1, translating to MKPLDLILDSPESEKQHIILSNFGASLGKKSGRLVVREKGQIVTEVPFDQVEQVTVITSGASLSTDAIEECVRHGIEINLLDFRGTPYAKLFAPGLTATVKTRREQLLAFNDQRSLFLAKSFVRGKIQNQINTLKYFAKYRKSARQEVYAYLQDAAILMEKNLQELTGVDGLNIDAVRGPLMSVEGRAATRYWDAVAFLLKGYVEFPGRENRGATDPVNSLLNYGYAVLEARVLGAVLQAGLDPYAGFLHVDRPGKASLVYDFIEEFRQPVVDRPVLAMAIAGVEIGMEADRLGDGTKRELLERITQRLSASERFDGKKYPLQAILLRQARRMASYLRGDQKYKPFVCGW from the coding sequence ATGAAACCCCTCGACCTCATCCTCGACTCCCCCGAGTCAGAAAAACAACATATCATCCTCTCCAACTTCGGCGCCAGCCTGGGCAAGAAGAGCGGGCGGCTCGTCGTTCGGGAAAAGGGCCAGATCGTCACGGAGGTTCCCTTTGATCAGGTGGAGCAGGTGACGGTGATCACCTCGGGCGCGTCGCTCTCTACGGATGCCATTGAAGAGTGCGTCCGCCACGGCATCGAGATCAATCTTCTCGATTTCCGGGGAACGCCCTATGCCAAGCTGTTCGCGCCGGGATTGACGGCCACCGTGAAGACCCGGCGGGAGCAGTTGCTGGCGTTCAATGATCAGCGCAGCCTTTTTCTGGCCAAGTCCTTTGTTCGGGGCAAGATTCAAAACCAGATCAACACGCTGAAATACTTCGCCAAGTACCGCAAGTCGGCCCGCCAGGAGGTCTACGCCTATTTGCAGGACGCTGCCATTTTGATGGAAAAGAACCTGCAGGAACTGACCGGCGTCGACGGGCTCAACATTGATGCTGTGCGCGGACCGCTCATGTCGGTGGAGGGACGGGCGGCGACGCGTTACTGGGACGCCGTGGCCTTTTTATTGAAGGGCTATGTGGAATTTCCCGGCCGGGAGAATCGCGGGGCGACCGATCCGGTGAACTCGCTGCTCAACTACGGCTATGCGGTGCTGGAGGCTCGGGTGCTGGGCGCGGTGCTGCAAGCTGGGCTGGATCCCTATGCCGGCTTTTTGCATGTGGACCGTCCGGGAAAGGCGAGTCTCGTCTATGACTTCATTGAAGAGTTTCGCCAGCCGGTCGTCGACCGCCCGGTCTTGGCGATGGCGATCGCCGGTGTAGAGATTGGCATGGAGGCGGATCGGCTCGGCGATGGGACGAAGCGGGAGTTGCTGGAGCGGATTACGCAGCGGCTATCGGCGTCGGAGCGGTTTGACGGCAAAAAGTATCCCTTGCAGGCCATTCTGCTCCGGCAAGCCCGCCGGATGGCCTCGTACCTTCGGGGCGATCAGAAGTACAAGCCCTTTGTCTGCGGCTGGTGA
- a CDS encoding hybrid sensor histidine kinase/response regulator, with protein sequence MNKSPSLNITQKFIIYLLLMSIIPLVVVGMVSFSMSKRIIQEEVSAYTRELMSNQRDYMVRMLEEVESLIANISSIEDIKAVVDDREKRPDDYTGLATQAKIGYILSGYTNLKGLVSIDIFSLSGAHYHVGDTLNVQAIRTELKNQIFQQVLQSDKSVLWTGIEDNVNANSKHKKVITAAKVLKIFDSVTMREKPIGLLLVNYSVDSFYDHFIQTNFGKDAFMIIVDSKDRIVFHPHKDKIGSQINPELLRAFNGDIQTFDETIDGQEMSVTFSRSPMNNWKLISFIPIDKLTARTSDIRNSILLALALSIAFALFFAVRFSRQNVKPIKEITRLFQEIREGTVDFQNRLPEGPRDEIGDLIRWFNTFLDSLAEKKRTDQELLQSMETQMQLTIHLEKLNRELTAAKEEAEKSNQLKSEFVANMSHEIRTPMNAIIGMTGLLLDMPLNSQQRELCQIVQDSANSLLTIINDILDFSKMDAGKMELELTSFNLVNVVESVGEMMASRAFEKKLNLSTFVDPATPPLLLGDPVRIRQILLNLVGNAIKFTQQGEVALRTTVLSETEQAVDLRFEVSDTGIGLSEEARRRLFRPFTQADGSTTRRFGGTGLGLSISKGLVEMMGGTIGVDSDMGKGATFWVELPFSRGSDNGTPEETEEYLRGRHVLLVGAGGSSRDSLRRYLTAWGMTTGVTDDADEALHRLKEAAAAQSPYDLVFVESGLPGVDSLAFAERLQRQFPGANTKLIMVTAFNAREEGEQALAKGYNSYMTKPVKQSQLLDCIASAIIGSPLDTRSDELTETPSVQEQPKAAPSSPSPTPSSPIPPAPAVPPPSSASSPSPTAEIKSNVRILLAEDNQANQRLALMLLKKFGYEADAVSNGSQAVEACATGKYALVLMDCQMPEMDGFEATRLIRADQTAGGPVVPIIAMTANAMQGDRERCMDAGMDDYISKPINRDALQAVLVKWLAGEQA encoded by the coding sequence ATGAACAAATCGCCGAGCCTGAACATTACCCAAAAATTCATCATCTATCTGCTGTTGATGAGCATCATCCCCCTGGTCGTGGTGGGGATGGTCTCTTTCAGCATGTCCAAAAGGATCATCCAAGAAGAGGTCAGCGCCTACACGCGCGAGTTGATGAGCAACCAGCGCGACTACATGGTGCGGATGCTGGAAGAAGTGGAGAGCCTGATCGCCAACATCTCCAGCATTGAAGACATCAAAGCGGTTGTCGATGATCGCGAGAAACGTCCTGACGACTACACCGGTTTGGCCACACAGGCGAAGATCGGCTACATCCTGAGCGGCTACACCAACCTGAAAGGCCTCGTCTCCATCGACATCTTTTCCCTCTCCGGCGCTCACTACCATGTGGGGGACACCCTCAATGTGCAGGCGATCCGCACAGAACTGAAAAACCAGATCTTTCAGCAGGTCTTGCAGTCCGACAAATCGGTCCTTTGGACTGGCATCGAAGACAATGTCAACGCCAATTCCAAGCACAAAAAAGTCATCACGGCGGCCAAGGTGCTCAAGATTTTTGACAGTGTGACGATGCGCGAAAAACCGATCGGCTTGCTGCTGGTCAACTACAGCGTCGACTCTTTTTACGATCACTTCATCCAGACCAACTTCGGCAAAGACGCCTTTATGATCATCGTCGACAGCAAAGACCGGATTGTCTTTCATCCCCATAAAGATAAAATCGGCAGTCAGATCAACCCTGAACTGTTGCGGGCTTTTAACGGCGATATCCAGACTTTTGACGAAACCATTGACGGCCAGGAGATGTCGGTCACCTTCAGCCGGTCACCCATGAACAACTGGAAGCTGATCAGCTTCATTCCCATCGACAAACTGACGGCCCGGACGAGCGATATCCGGAACAGCATCCTCTTGGCGCTGGCCCTCTCCATCGCCTTCGCCCTCTTTTTCGCCGTTCGCTTCAGCCGGCAGAACGTCAAACCCATCAAAGAGATCACCCGGCTCTTTCAGGAGATCCGCGAAGGGACCGTCGATTTTCAAAATCGCCTTCCCGAGGGCCCCCGCGACGAGATCGGCGATTTGATCCGCTGGTTCAACACCTTTTTGGATAGCCTGGCCGAGAAAAAACGGACCGACCAGGAACTGCTGCAATCGATGGAAACACAGATGCAGTTGACGATTCACCTGGAAAAACTGAACCGGGAATTGACAGCGGCCAAAGAGGAAGCGGAGAAATCGAACCAACTGAAATCGGAGTTTGTGGCAAACATGAGCCACGAGATCCGGACGCCCATGAACGCCATCATCGGCATGACAGGTTTGCTTCTCGATATGCCCCTCAACAGCCAGCAGCGGGAACTATGCCAGATCGTCCAGGATTCAGCCAATTCGCTCTTGACCATCATCAATGACATCTTGGATTTTTCGAAGATGGACGCAGGCAAGATGGAGCTGGAGTTGACCAGCTTCAATCTGGTCAATGTGGTCGAGAGCGTTGGCGAGATGATGGCGTCGAGAGCCTTTGAAAAGAAACTGAACCTGTCCACCTTCGTCGATCCGGCCACACCGCCGCTGCTGCTCGGCGACCCGGTGCGCATCCGGCAGATCCTGCTCAATCTGGTGGGCAACGCCATCAAGTTCACCCAGCAGGGGGAGGTGGCGCTGCGCACGACGGTTCTATCCGAAACAGAACAGGCAGTCGATCTGCGCTTTGAAGTCTCCGATACAGGCATCGGCCTTTCGGAGGAAGCCCGCCGCCGCCTCTTTCGCCCTTTTACCCAGGCGGACGGATCGACGACCCGCAGATTCGGCGGCACCGGCCTGGGCCTGTCCATCTCCAAAGGGCTGGTGGAGATGATGGGGGGGACGATCGGCGTGGACAGCGACATGGGAAAAGGGGCAACCTTTTGGGTGGAACTCCCCTTTTCTCGCGGAAGCGACAACGGGACGCCCGAGGAAACGGAAGAGTATCTCCGCGGGCGGCATGTACTGCTTGTCGGCGCCGGCGGCAGCAGTCGCGACAGCCTCCGCCGGTATCTGACCGCCTGGGGCATGACGACTGGCGTCACCGATGACGCCGACGAGGCGTTGCACCGTCTGAAAGAGGCCGCTGCCGCCCAGTCGCCCTATGATCTGGTGTTTGTCGAGTCAGGCCTGCCCGGTGTGGACAGCCTGGCCTTTGCCGAGCGGTTGCAGCGCCAGTTCCCCGGCGCCAACACGAAGCTGATCATGGTGACGGCCTTCAACGCCCGGGAAGAAGGGGAGCAGGCCCTTGCGAAGGGATACAACAGCTACATGACGAAGCCGGTCAAGCAGTCGCAACTGCTCGATTGCATCGCCAGCGCGATCATCGGTTCCCCTTTAGATACCCGGTCGGACGAACTGACGGAGACGCCTTCCGTTCAGGAACAGCCCAAGGCGGCGCCGTCATCGCCGTCTCCGACGCCATCGTCACCGATTCCACCAGCGCCGGCGGTGCCACCACCGTCTTCCGCTTCCTCTCCGTCGCCTACCGCGGAAATAAAAAGCAATGTGCGCATCCTGCTGGCCGAGGACAACCAGGCGAACCAGCGCTTGGCGCTGATGCTGCTAAAGAAATTCGGCTACGAGGCAGACGCCGTCAGCAACGGAAGCCAGGCGGTGGAGGCCTGTGCCACCGGGAAGTACGCCTTGGTGTTGATGGACTGCCAGATGCCGGAGATGGATGGCTTTGAAGCGACCCGGTTGATTCGGGCCGATCAGACCGCCGGCGGTCCCGTCGTGCCGATCATCGCCATGACCGCCAATGCGATGCAGGGCGATCGGGAACGGTGCATGGACGCAGGGATGGATGATTACATCAGCAAGCCCATCAACCGGGACGCCCTGCAAGCGGTGCTCGTCAAATGGCTTGCGGGCGAGCAGGCGTGA
- the cas4 gene encoding CRISPR-associated protein Cas4, whose amino-acid sequence MLTLKVTDINQYVYCPRIPYFTYVQPLKPRPTPKMDFGKEAHTRLDKLEKRRTLAAYPELEAGERKFHTYIHSARLGLEGKLDLHLVHRGEIFPVEFKSTSRRPGLNHKYQLTAYAMLLEEQYRKPVRRGYFKLVNPLADGARPEKSEITLPVEITVPMRDFVKDVLRRIRAMVTQESLPSPKRPGNRCRDCEYRIYCLDLGDLAR is encoded by the coding sequence ATGCTGACGTTGAAGGTGACCGATATCAACCAGTACGTGTATTGCCCGCGCATCCCCTATTTTACGTATGTACAACCGCTGAAGCCGCGACCGACGCCGAAGATGGATTTTGGCAAGGAGGCCCATACACGGCTGGACAAGCTGGAAAAGCGGCGCACCTTGGCCGCCTATCCCGAGTTGGAGGCGGGAGAACGCAAGTTTCACACGTACATTCACTCTGCCCGGCTTGGGCTGGAGGGAAAATTGGACTTGCACCTGGTTCATCGCGGAGAGATTTTTCCGGTTGAATTCAAGTCCACGTCGCGACGTCCGGGGCTCAATCACAAGTACCAGTTGACCGCCTATGCCATGTTGTTGGAGGAGCAATATCGGAAGCCGGTGCGGCGGGGCTATTTTAAACTGGTCAATCCCCTGGCCGACGGGGCGCGTCCGGAAAAAAGCGAGATCACCTTGCCGGTGGAGATCACTGTGCCGATGCGCGACTTTGTCAAGGATGTGTTGCGGCGCATTCGGGCGATGGTGACGCAGGAGAGTTTGCCGTCGCCGAAACGGCCGGGAAACCGGTGCCGAGACTGTGAGTACCGCATTTACTGTTTGGATCTGGGCGATTTGGCGCGCTAG
- a CDS encoding response regulator transcription factor, whose protein sequence is MTITILVVDDEPKILDMVSAFLEAEGYRVLQATDGSQALHMVSEQSPQLVLLDWMLPGKSGLAICREIRAQSKIPIIMLTARVDEGDKVLGLETGADDYVTKPFSLRELVARIRSVLRRYDMGTDGTPAGEGNIVRRGDLVIDNDKFEAYLRDSPLPLTATEFKILQTLAQRPGVVYSRLQLMRIVMGDAYVNYERSVDTHVSNLRKKIGDSPGEARYILTVFGIGYKFAERL, encoded by the coding sequence ATGACGATCACCATCCTCGTCGTAGATGACGAGCCCAAAATCCTGGACATGGTCAGCGCCTTTCTCGAGGCCGAAGGGTACCGGGTGTTGCAGGCCACGGACGGTTCGCAGGCATTGCATATGGTGAGTGAACAATCGCCCCAACTGGTGCTGCTGGACTGGATGCTCCCGGGAAAAAGCGGCCTTGCCATCTGCCGGGAAATCCGCGCCCAATCGAAAATCCCGATCATCATGTTGACGGCCCGTGTCGACGAAGGGGATAAGGTGCTCGGGCTGGAGACAGGCGCTGACGACTATGTCACAAAGCCCTTCAGCCTCCGGGAGTTGGTGGCGCGCATCCGTTCGGTGTTGCGCCGATATGACATGGGAACCGACGGAACCCCTGCGGGGGAAGGGAATATCGTCCGCCGGGGAGACCTCGTCATTGACAACGATAAATTCGAAGCCTATCTGCGCGACAGTCCCCTCCCACTGACAGCGACGGAGTTCAAGATCCTGCAGACCCTCGCCCAGCGACCGGGTGTCGTCTACAGCCGGCTGCAGCTGATGCGCATCGTCATGGGCGACGCTTATGTCAACTATGAGCGGTCAGTCGACACCCATGTGAGCAACCTGCGCAAAAAAATCGGCGATTCACCGGGAGAGGCCCGCTACATCCTCACCGTATTCGGCATCGGCTACAAGTTTGCAGAACGGCTATAG